One window from the genome of Lasioglossum baleicum chromosome 9, iyLasBale1, whole genome shotgun sequence encodes:
- the LOC143212073 gene encoding uncharacterized protein LOC143212073 isoform X3 has protein sequence MRRILAFLILSSGTASSQYVEKTRFDRSIHDDSGVLITDEYLPLKRWTFYDYDTNFKVYKDKEENTCYLEKMDDSVAIEDLPGYGTQKKISKILYASTNALTKLEAWRMAGGRVIEFCHGRELILLQDTVPVIEEMADPFFNVIPQDENDIVTRRVADVVLTPLISRAKRQVMLEEREELNENHSRERVRRQAQYPRGRFRGQTQSQYLNTGNDEQKEGKAEAEATQQTSRAVVSGSRGMGQAQSMSFGSSGCEDCLKYSSEGAPDRYVHLPGPRPGVITPGSDTDTTYTRGPTYPSGIPGTADRGGVSYPAGTPGTTTGGGVTYPGGIPGTTTGGGVTYPGGIPGTTTGGGVTYPGGIPGTTTGGGVTYPGGIPGTTTGGGVTYPGGIPGTTTGGGGIPYPGGIPGTTTGSGVTYPGSIPGTTTRGGGVTYPGGIPGTTTGGGGVPYPGGIPGTTTGGGVTYPGGIPGTITGGGGVTYPGGIPGTRTGGGGVTYPGGIPGTTTGGGVTYPGGIPGTTTGGGGVTYPGGIPGTTTGGGGVPYPGGIPGTTTGGGVTYPGGIPGTTTGGGVTYPGGILGTTTGGGVTYPGGIPGTTTGGGVTYPGGIPGTITGGGGVSYPGGIPGTTTGGGTVYPGGMPGTTTGGGVTYTGGIPGTTTGGGTVYPGGIPGTTTTGGGVTYPGGIPGTTTTGGAVTYPGGMPGTTTGGGVTYPGGVPGTTTTGGGVTYPGGIPGTTTTGGGVTYPGGIPGSTTGGGVVYPGGGPGTTTTGSGVAYPGGTTTTGDRIGYPGQIVTESKATTDTRIYPGQISGIPSYGVGVSSPDQGSGTVHFPGGYPGRIIETPGIIPTNVGTYPGSLQTGTPGSIPQQLNYPGGVAPAGTNVIQPGVQIGPGGSVIHYPGTSGTVPSHYPVQQGQYPGGTSWQGYQGQTIPDVTGAVNRQGEYTNRGQGIGQQYPSGMRPGEVAQYYQQPGSSPSVEDDNSNSQASSSVKQTDSGTQASASSQGTYGQGTAQSQVTGTYSGSGSFSAQAGSSDNNKSAQTEISGGKEGATSNAQGSGGYGKSQAQVQLDSESGATSTGAQSSGWNHGTNSQVQASSRGGMADAQANGEGSTSSQAQIGFQPYLKTDEKVERHSRPFRGGGTASAQSGANRGQSQSQLEGSFQYGITYTGAAQAGSGSGAAASRKPFKFNMTDTELFKPFKPYNTPQIPKSNESSITNTPPDIDYDHDNPSQGLQPSSSSRKTVFANATKETSRSVANKQNQSGERIQTDDPMYDYDEEYDEDDYYASQIHASNAKYSKNYITEQNNSDYQSQTIHIASGNQYDARVHQDSTMAQSGDMLQPGQSLSGYTIPPGFRGRVKSVAGEETIAHGDGKSQSQTVSLTPIATTHENKSPSLETRSLKTNHERLAEKHILTKEKHQKHAPSQLQNQQTPTDYSKSANVPIKPSYYTVTNSFAGKMDGKSSPKKYEHRYYTKSSTCGYFTFSCNIVYGSNGRTKICKPKIPTHPDGTPVKC, from the exons ATGCGACGGATCCTTGCCTTCCTGATCCTCTCTTCGGGGACGGCATCCTCGCAATACGTA GAAAAGACACGGTTCGATCGCTCCATTCACGATGATTCTGGAGTACTTATCACGGATGAATATTTACCATTAAAACGGTGGACATTTTACGACTATGATACG AACTTTAAAGTATACAAAGACAAAGAAGAAAACACTTGTTACTTGGAGAAGATGGACGATAGCGTTGCTATAGAAGATCTTCCAGGATATGGAACACAAAAGAAAATATCGAAGATACTCTATGCATCCACGAATGCTTTAACAAAATTAGAA GCGTGGAGAATGGCTGGAGGTAGAGTAATTGAATTCTGTCATGGAcgtgaattaattttattgcaagatACGGTGCCAGTGATCGAAGAAATGGCAGATCCCTTCTTCAATGTGATTCCGCAAGATGAAAATGATATTGTAACTAGACGAGTAGCTGACGTAGTTTTAACACCGCTGATAAGCCGAGCCAAAAGACAAGTAATGCTCGAAGAGCGCGAGGAACTTAATGAAAATCATAGTCGAGAACGTGTGCGACGACAAGCTCAATATCCTCGAGGACGATTTCGTGGACAAACGCAGTCTCAGTATTTGAATACGGGTAACGACGAACAAAAAGAAGGCAAAGCTGAAGCGGAAGCTACACAGCAAACTTCGCGCGCCGTAGTCA GCGGAAGTCGTGGAATGGGCCAAGCGCAAAGTATGTCGTTCGGAAGCTCCGGATGTGAAGACTGCCTCAAGTATTCTAGTGAAGGTGCACCAGATAGATATGTACACCTCCCTGGCCCAAGACCAGGTGTAATTACCCCTGGAAGTGACACTGACACAACATACACGCGTg GGCCAACGTATCCTAGTGGCATACCTGGTACAGCGGACAGAGGTGGTGTAAGTTATCCGGCCGGTACACCCGGTACTACAACTGGAGGTGGAGTTACTTATCCTGGTGGCATACCTGGCACTACAACTGGAGGTGGAGTTACTTACCCAGGTGGTATACCTGGTACTACAACTGGAGGTGGAGTTACTTATCCTGGTGGCATACCTGGCACTACAACTGGAGGAGGAGTTACTTACCCAGGTGGTATACCTGGCACTACAACTGGAGGTGGAGTTACTTATCCTGGTGGAATACCTGGTACTACAACTGGAGGTGGTGGTATTCCTTATCCTGGTGGAATACCTGGTACTACAACTGGAAGTGGAGTTACTTACCCAGGTAGTATACCTGGTACTACAACTAGAGGTGGTGGAGTTACTTACCCAGGTGGTATACCTGGTACTACAACTGGAGGTGGTGGTGTTCCTTATCCTGGTGGAATACCTGGTACTACAACTGGAGGTGGAGTTACTTACCCAGGTGGTATACCTGGTACTATAACTGGAGGTGGTGGTGTTACTTATCCTGGTGGAATACCTGGTACTAGAACTGGAGGTGGTGGTGTTACTTATCCTGGTGGAATACCTGGTACTACAACTGGAGGTGGAGTTACTTACCCAGGTGGTATACCTGGTACTACAACTGGAGGTGGTGGAGTTACTTACCCAGGTGGTATACCTGGTACTACAACTGGAGGTGGTGGTGTTCCTTATCCTGGTGGAATACCTGGTACTACAACTGGAGGTGGAGTTACTTATCCTGGAGGAATACCTGGTACTACAACTGGAGGTGGAGTTACTTACCCAGGTGGTATACTTGGTACTACAACTGGAGGTGGAGTTACTTACCCCGGTGGTATACCTGGTACTACAACCGGAGGTGGAGTTACTTACCCCGGTGGTATACCTGGTACTATAACTGGAGGTGGTGGTGTTTCGTATCCTGGTGGAATACCTGGTACTACAACTGGCGGTGGCACAGTTTATCCGGGTGGCATGCCTGGGACTACAACTGGAGGTGGTGTTACTTATACTGGTGGAATACCTGGTACTACAACTGGCGGTGGCACAGTTTATCCGGGTGGTATACCCGGTACTACAACAACTGGAGGTGGAGTTACTTACCCTGGTGGTATACCTGGTACTACAACAACTGGAGGTGCTGTAACATATCCTGGGGGCATGCCTGGAACCACAACTGGAGGTGGAGTTACTTACCCAGGTGGTGTACCCGGTACTACAACAACTGGAGGTGGAGTTACTTACCCAGGTGGTATACCTGGTACTACAACAACTGGAGGTGGTGTAACATATCCTGGTGGTATACCTGGTTCTACAACTGGAGGTGGTGTAGTTTATCCTGGTGGTGGACCAGGTACTACAACAACGGGAAGTGGTGTTGCGTATCCTGGTGGTACTACAACAACTGGAGATCGTATAGGTTATCCTGGTCAAATTGTGACGGAATCAAAAGCAACAACAGATACTAGAATATACCCTGGACAGATATCTGGTATACCGTCTTATGGTGTTGGTGTTTCATCACCAGACCAAGGAAGTGGAACTGTACATTTCCCAGGAGGTTATCCGGGAAGAATAATTGAAACACCTGGTATAATACCAACAAATGTAGGCACTTATCCTGGAAGTCTTCAAACAGGAACTCCAGGAAGCATTCCTCAGCAATTAAATTATCCTGGAGGTGTTGCACCTGCCGGTACAAACGTGATTCAACCAGGAGTGCAAATAGGACCAGGTGGCAGTGTAATTCATTATCCTGGCACATCTGGAACAGTTCCTTCTCATTACCCGGTACAACAAGGACAATATCCAGGTGGTACCTCGTGGCAAGGTTACCAAGGTCAAACTATTCCAGACGTGACTGGAGCTGTTAATAGACAAGGAGAGTACACAAACAGAGGACAAGGTATTGGACAACAATATCCATCTGGAATGAGACCTGGAGAAGTTGCTCAGTATTATCAACAACCTGGTAGTTCTCCATCTGTTGAAGATGATAACTCTAATTCCCAAGCATCTAGTTCTGTAAAACAAACAGACTCAGGCACACAAGCAAGTGCTTCTTCTCAAGGAACATATGGACAAGGAACAGCACAATCTCAAGTAACAGGTACATATAGTGGTTCTGGGTCGTTCTCTGCTCAAGCCGGTAGCAGTGATAACAATAAAAGTGCACAAACTGAAATTAGTGGTGGTAAAGAGGGTGCTACAAGTAATGCTCAAGGATCAGGTGGCTATGGAAAAAGTCAAGCCCAAGTTCAATTGGATTCTGAATCTGGTGCTACGTCAACAGGTGCACAAAGCAGTGGATGGAATCATGGCACTAATTCTCAGGTGCAAGCAAGTTCTAGAGGTGGAATGGCAGACGCCCAAGCGAATGGGGAGGGAAGTACATCGAGTCAAGCTCAAATTGGTTTCCAACCATACCTTAAGACCGATGAGAAAGTTGAAAGACATTCAAGACCTTTCCGTGGAGGTGGTACAGCTTCTGCTCAAAGTGGTGCAAATAGAGGTCAATCTCAGTCTCAACTTGAAGGATCATTTCAATATGGAATTACCTATACTGGTGCAGCGCAAGCAGGATCTGGATCTGGAGCAGCAGCTTCTAGAAAACCATTTAAGTTCAACATGACAGATACAGAATTATTCAAACCATTTAAACCATATAATACTCCACAAATTCCAAAAAGTAATGAGAGTTCGATAACAAATACACCCCCTGATATAGATTACGACCATGATAATCCTTCGCAGGGCTTACAACCAAGTTCGAGTTCGAGAAAAACAGTTTTTGCCAACGCAACAAAAGAAACTTCTCGAAGTGTAGCTAATAAACAAAATCAGTCTGGTGAGAGGATTCAAACAGATGATCCTATGTATGATTATGATGAAGAATATGATGAAGATGATTATTATGCATCACAAATACACGCTTCAAATGCAAAGTattccaaaaattatattacCGAGCAAAATAATAGTGATTATCAGTCACAAACGATACATATCGCATCTGGAAATCAATACGATGCTCGTGTGCATCAGGACTCCACAATGGCACAGTCTGGAGATATGCTTCAACCAGGACAATCATTGTCAGGATATACAATACCACCCGGATTTCGTGGAAGAGTAAAATCTGTAGCTGGTGAGGAAACTATTGCTCATGGTGATGGAAAATCTCAATCTCAAACAGTTTCTCTAACTCCGATAGCCACTACTCACGAGAATAAATCACCAAGTTTAGAAACCAGATCACTGAAAACCAACCATGAAAGATTAGCTGAAAAACATATTTTGACGAAAGAAAAACATCAAAAGCATGCCCCTTCCCAACTTCAAAATCAACAAACGCCCACAGATTATTCCAAATCCGCGAACGTGCCTATAAAACCAAGTTATTACACAGTAACAAACAGTTTTGCTGGAAAAATGGATGGTAAAAGTTCGCCAAAAAAGTATGAGCATCGCTATTATACTAAAAGTTCTACTTGTGGATATTTTACATTCTCCTGTAATATTGTGTACGGTTCTAACGGTAGGACAAAAATTTGTAAACCAAAAATACCAACACATCCTGACGGTACTCCAGTGAAATGTTAA
- the LOC143212073 gene encoding uncharacterized protein LOC143212073 isoform X1 — protein sequence MRRILAFLILSSGTASSQYVEKTRFDRSIHDDSGVLITDEYLPLKRWTFYDYDTNFKVYKDKEENTCYLEKMDDSVAIEDLPGYGTQKKISKILYASTNALTKLEVSSSQFARLFFSELLLSFSQAWRMAGGRVIEFCHGRELILLQDTVPVIEEMADPFFNVIPQDENDIVTRRVADVVLTPLISRAKRQVMLEEREELNENHSRERVRRQAQYPRGRFRGQTQSQYLNTGNDEQKEGKAEAEATQQTSRAVVSGSRGMGQAQSMSFGSSGCEDCLKYSSEGAPDRYVHLPGPRPGVITPGSDTDTTYTRGPTYPSGIPGTADRGGVSYPAGTPGTTTGGGVTYPGGIPGTTTGGGVTYPGGIPGTTTGGGVTYPGGIPGTTTGGGVTYPGGIPGTTTGGGVTYPGGIPGTTTGGGGIPYPGGIPGTTTGSGVTYPGSIPGTTTRGGGVTYPGGIPGTTTGGGGVPYPGGIPGTTTGGGVTYPGGIPGTITGGGGVTYPGGIPGTRTGGGGVTYPGGIPGTTTGGGVTYPGGIPGTTTGGGGVTYPGGIPGTTTGGGGVPYPGGIPGTTTGGGVTYPGGIPGTTTGGGVTYPGGILGTTTGGGVTYPGGIPGTTTGGGVTYPGGIPGTITGGGGVSYPGGIPGTTTGGGTVYPGGMPGTTTGGGVTYTGGIPGTTTGGGTVYPGGIPGTTTTGGGVTYPGGIPGTTTTGGAVTYPGGMPGTTTGGGVTYPGGVPGTTTTGGGVTYPGGIPGTTTTGGGVTYPGGIPGSTTGGGVVYPGGGPGTTTTGSGVAYPGGTTTTGDRIGYPGQIVTESKATTDTRIYPGQISGIPSYGVGVSSPDQGSGTVHFPGGYPGRIIETPGIIPTNVGTYPGSLQTGTPGSIPQQLNYPGGVAPAGTNVIQPGVQIGPGGSVIHYPGTSGTVPSHYPVQQGQYPGGTSWQGYQGQTIPDVTGAVNRQGEYTNRGQGIGQQYPSGMRPGEVAQYYQQPGSSPSVEDDNSNSQASSSVKQTDSGTQASASSQGTYGQGTAQSQVTGTYSGSGSFSAQAGSSDNNKSAQTEISGGKEGATSNAQGSGGYGKSQAQVQLDSESGATSTGAQSSGWNHGTNSQVQASSRGGMADAQANGEGSTSSQAQIGFQPYLKTDEKVERHSRPFRGGGTASAQSGANRGQSQSQLEGSFQYGITYTGAAQAGSGSGAAASRKPFKFNMTDTELFKPFKPYNTPQIPKSNESSITNTPPDIDYDHDNPSQGLQPSSSSRKTVFANATKETSRSVANKQNQSGERIQTDDPMYDYDEEYDEDDYYASQIHASNAKYSKNYITEQNNSDYQSQTIHIASGNQYDARVHQDSTMAQSGDMLQPGQSLSGYTIPPGFRGRVKSVAGEETIAHGDGKSQSQTVSLTPIATTHENKSPSLETRSLKTNHERLAEKHILTKEKHQKHAPSQLQNQQTPTDYSKSANVPIKPSYYTVTNSFAGKMDGKSSPKKYEHRYYTKSSTCGYFTFSCNIVYGSNGRTKICKPKIPTHPDGTPVKC from the exons ATGCGACGGATCCTTGCCTTCCTGATCCTCTCTTCGGGGACGGCATCCTCGCAATACGTA GAAAAGACACGGTTCGATCGCTCCATTCACGATGATTCTGGAGTACTTATCACGGATGAATATTTACCATTAAAACGGTGGACATTTTACGACTATGATACG AACTTTAAAGTATACAAAGACAAAGAAGAAAACACTTGTTACTTGGAGAAGATGGACGATAGCGTTGCTATAGAAGATCTTCCAGGATATGGAACACAAAAGAAAATATCGAAGATACTCTATGCATCCACGAATGCTTTAACAAAATTAGAAGTGAGTAGTTCACAATTTGCGAGATTGTTTTTTTCAGAATTATTATTGTCTTTTTCACAGGCGTGGAGAATGGCTGGAGGTAGAGTAATTGAATTCTGTCATGGAcgtgaattaattttattgcaagatACGGTGCCAGTGATCGAAGAAATGGCAGATCCCTTCTTCAATGTGATTCCGCAAGATGAAAATGATATTGTAACTAGACGAGTAGCTGACGTAGTTTTAACACCGCTGATAAGCCGAGCCAAAAGACAAGTAATGCTCGAAGAGCGCGAGGAACTTAATGAAAATCATAGTCGAGAACGTGTGCGACGACAAGCTCAATATCCTCGAGGACGATTTCGTGGACAAACGCAGTCTCAGTATTTGAATACGGGTAACGACGAACAAAAAGAAGGCAAAGCTGAAGCGGAAGCTACACAGCAAACTTCGCGCGCCGTAGTCA GCGGAAGTCGTGGAATGGGCCAAGCGCAAAGTATGTCGTTCGGAAGCTCCGGATGTGAAGACTGCCTCAAGTATTCTAGTGAAGGTGCACCAGATAGATATGTACACCTCCCTGGCCCAAGACCAGGTGTAATTACCCCTGGAAGTGACACTGACACAACATACACGCGTg GGCCAACGTATCCTAGTGGCATACCTGGTACAGCGGACAGAGGTGGTGTAAGTTATCCGGCCGGTACACCCGGTACTACAACTGGAGGTGGAGTTACTTATCCTGGTGGCATACCTGGCACTACAACTGGAGGTGGAGTTACTTACCCAGGTGGTATACCTGGTACTACAACTGGAGGTGGAGTTACTTATCCTGGTGGCATACCTGGCACTACAACTGGAGGAGGAGTTACTTACCCAGGTGGTATACCTGGCACTACAACTGGAGGTGGAGTTACTTATCCTGGTGGAATACCTGGTACTACAACTGGAGGTGGTGGTATTCCTTATCCTGGTGGAATACCTGGTACTACAACTGGAAGTGGAGTTACTTACCCAGGTAGTATACCTGGTACTACAACTAGAGGTGGTGGAGTTACTTACCCAGGTGGTATACCTGGTACTACAACTGGAGGTGGTGGTGTTCCTTATCCTGGTGGAATACCTGGTACTACAACTGGAGGTGGAGTTACTTACCCAGGTGGTATACCTGGTACTATAACTGGAGGTGGTGGTGTTACTTATCCTGGTGGAATACCTGGTACTAGAACTGGAGGTGGTGGTGTTACTTATCCTGGTGGAATACCTGGTACTACAACTGGAGGTGGAGTTACTTACCCAGGTGGTATACCTGGTACTACAACTGGAGGTGGTGGAGTTACTTACCCAGGTGGTATACCTGGTACTACAACTGGAGGTGGTGGTGTTCCTTATCCTGGTGGAATACCTGGTACTACAACTGGAGGTGGAGTTACTTATCCTGGAGGAATACCTGGTACTACAACTGGAGGTGGAGTTACTTACCCAGGTGGTATACTTGGTACTACAACTGGAGGTGGAGTTACTTACCCCGGTGGTATACCTGGTACTACAACCGGAGGTGGAGTTACTTACCCCGGTGGTATACCTGGTACTATAACTGGAGGTGGTGGTGTTTCGTATCCTGGTGGAATACCTGGTACTACAACTGGCGGTGGCACAGTTTATCCGGGTGGCATGCCTGGGACTACAACTGGAGGTGGTGTTACTTATACTGGTGGAATACCTGGTACTACAACTGGCGGTGGCACAGTTTATCCGGGTGGTATACCCGGTACTACAACAACTGGAGGTGGAGTTACTTACCCTGGTGGTATACCTGGTACTACAACAACTGGAGGTGCTGTAACATATCCTGGGGGCATGCCTGGAACCACAACTGGAGGTGGAGTTACTTACCCAGGTGGTGTACCCGGTACTACAACAACTGGAGGTGGAGTTACTTACCCAGGTGGTATACCTGGTACTACAACAACTGGAGGTGGTGTAACATATCCTGGTGGTATACCTGGTTCTACAACTGGAGGTGGTGTAGTTTATCCTGGTGGTGGACCAGGTACTACAACAACGGGAAGTGGTGTTGCGTATCCTGGTGGTACTACAACAACTGGAGATCGTATAGGTTATCCTGGTCAAATTGTGACGGAATCAAAAGCAACAACAGATACTAGAATATACCCTGGACAGATATCTGGTATACCGTCTTATGGTGTTGGTGTTTCATCACCAGACCAAGGAAGTGGAACTGTACATTTCCCAGGAGGTTATCCGGGAAGAATAATTGAAACACCTGGTATAATACCAACAAATGTAGGCACTTATCCTGGAAGTCTTCAAACAGGAACTCCAGGAAGCATTCCTCAGCAATTAAATTATCCTGGAGGTGTTGCACCTGCCGGTACAAACGTGATTCAACCAGGAGTGCAAATAGGACCAGGTGGCAGTGTAATTCATTATCCTGGCACATCTGGAACAGTTCCTTCTCATTACCCGGTACAACAAGGACAATATCCAGGTGGTACCTCGTGGCAAGGTTACCAAGGTCAAACTATTCCAGACGTGACTGGAGCTGTTAATAGACAAGGAGAGTACACAAACAGAGGACAAGGTATTGGACAACAATATCCATCTGGAATGAGACCTGGAGAAGTTGCTCAGTATTATCAACAACCTGGTAGTTCTCCATCTGTTGAAGATGATAACTCTAATTCCCAAGCATCTAGTTCTGTAAAACAAACAGACTCAGGCACACAAGCAAGTGCTTCTTCTCAAGGAACATATGGACAAGGAACAGCACAATCTCAAGTAACAGGTACATATAGTGGTTCTGGGTCGTTCTCTGCTCAAGCCGGTAGCAGTGATAACAATAAAAGTGCACAAACTGAAATTAGTGGTGGTAAAGAGGGTGCTACAAGTAATGCTCAAGGATCAGGTGGCTATGGAAAAAGTCAAGCCCAAGTTCAATTGGATTCTGAATCTGGTGCTACGTCAACAGGTGCACAAAGCAGTGGATGGAATCATGGCACTAATTCTCAGGTGCAAGCAAGTTCTAGAGGTGGAATGGCAGACGCCCAAGCGAATGGGGAGGGAAGTACATCGAGTCAAGCTCAAATTGGTTTCCAACCATACCTTAAGACCGATGAGAAAGTTGAAAGACATTCAAGACCTTTCCGTGGAGGTGGTACAGCTTCTGCTCAAAGTGGTGCAAATAGAGGTCAATCTCAGTCTCAACTTGAAGGATCATTTCAATATGGAATTACCTATACTGGTGCAGCGCAAGCAGGATCTGGATCTGGAGCAGCAGCTTCTAGAAAACCATTTAAGTTCAACATGACAGATACAGAATTATTCAAACCATTTAAACCATATAATACTCCACAAATTCCAAAAAGTAATGAGAGTTCGATAACAAATACACCCCCTGATATAGATTACGACCATGATAATCCTTCGCAGGGCTTACAACCAAGTTCGAGTTCGAGAAAAACAGTTTTTGCCAACGCAACAAAAGAAACTTCTCGAAGTGTAGCTAATAAACAAAATCAGTCTGGTGAGAGGATTCAAACAGATGATCCTATGTATGATTATGATGAAGAATATGATGAAGATGATTATTATGCATCACAAATACACGCTTCAAATGCAAAGTattccaaaaattatattacCGAGCAAAATAATAGTGATTATCAGTCACAAACGATACATATCGCATCTGGAAATCAATACGATGCTCGTGTGCATCAGGACTCCACAATGGCACAGTCTGGAGATATGCTTCAACCAGGACAATCATTGTCAGGATATACAATACCACCCGGATTTCGTGGAAGAGTAAAATCTGTAGCTGGTGAGGAAACTATTGCTCATGGTGATGGAAAATCTCAATCTCAAACAGTTTCTCTAACTCCGATAGCCACTACTCACGAGAATAAATCACCAAGTTTAGAAACCAGATCACTGAAAACCAACCATGAAAGATTAGCTGAAAAACATATTTTGACGAAAGAAAAACATCAAAAGCATGCCCCTTCCCAACTTCAAAATCAACAAACGCCCACAGATTATTCCAAATCCGCGAACGTGCCTATAAAACCAAGTTATTACACAGTAACAAACAGTTTTGCTGGAAAAATGGATGGTAAAAGTTCGCCAAAAAAGTATGAGCATCGCTATTATACTAAAAGTTCTACTTGTGGATATTTTACATTCTCCTGTAATATTGTGTACGGTTCTAACGGTAGGACAAAAATTTGTAAACCAAAAATACCAACACATCCTGACGGTACTCCAGTGAAATGTTAA